In Acidobacteriota bacterium, the genomic window GAAACTCGCTTCCGAGATAGAACGATTGATGGAGGGTGTTTCCCCCCTCTCCTTTATGGAGGTCTGTGGCACTCACACGATGGCGATATTCCGAAACGGGATAAAAGCACTCCTTCCGGAGGCTATCAAGCTCGTCTCTGGTCCTGGGTGTCCTGTCTGTGTCACTCCTACCTCCTATATCGATTACGCCATCGCCTTATCCCGGCTTCCTCAAGTAGTCATCACCACCTTTGGGGATATGGTGCGGGTACCCGGAAGCGATAGAAGCCTCGATGAGGAAAAGGGGGAGGGGGCTCAGGTTAAGGTGGTCTATTCACCGCTCGATGCGGTGGAATTCGCCGAGAAGAATGAGGGGAAGGAGGTTGTTTTTCTTGGGGTAGGGTTTGAGACCACTGCTCCTACCGTCGCTGCCTCCATTATCGAGGCGAAAAGAAGGGGACTTCCCAATTTCAGCGTTCTTTCAGCACATAAGCTGATGCCGCCAGCTATGAGAGCACTCGTTGCCTCAGGGGAGATCGGACTCGATGGCTTCATCCTCCCCGCCCATGTCACCACCATTATCGGCCTTCGTCCTTACCGCTTCCTTGCTGATGAATTCGGGCTTTCGGCAGTGGTTGCCGGATTTGAACCGATAGACATCCTTGAAGGTATATTGATGCTCGTAAGACAGAGAATAGAGGGGAGAGCGGATATAGAGAACCAGTATCGCCGGGTGGTTCGACCGGAGGGAAACAAGAGGGCGCAGGAGTTGATCGCCGAGGTATTTACGCCCACCGATGCGGAATGGCGAGGCCTTGGGGTTGTTCCCCAAAGTGGGCTTAAGATCAAGGAAAAATACGCCCAATTCGACGCTGAGAGGCGTTTTAAAATAGAACTTCCTCCGGTTAAAGATAACCCTGCCTGCCGTTGTGGGGAGGTGATAAAGGGGTTGATTCCTCCCCTCGATTGCCCCCTTTATCAGAAGGTTTGTACCCCGGAGCATCCAATAGGTCCTTGTATGGTCTCATCCGAAGGAACCTGTGCTGCCTACTATAAGTATGGAGGCTTTGAGTGAAACGGGATAGGGTCGTTCTGGGACACGGAAGCGGGGGAAAGCTGACCTCGGAGTTGATAAGGGAGATATTTCTCCCTCGATTTAGAAATCCCATCCTTTCCTCTCTCTCCGATTCCGCCGTCTTCTCTCATAAAGACATCCGCTTTGCCTTCACCACCGATTCTTATGTCGTCGATCCCATATTCTTCCCCGGAGGAGATATCGGACGGCTGGCTATCTACGGTACGGTCAATGACCTGGCGATGAGTGGGGCTCAGCCGGTTTTCCTTTCCGCTGGTTTCATCCTCGAGGAGGGTTTTCTCATCAGCGATCTTGAGCGGATAGCTGATTCTATGGCGGAGGCAGCTTCTGAATGCGGAATTTCTTTGATCGCTGGTGATACCAAGGTGGTGCCCAAAGGAAAGGGCGATAAGGTCTTCATCAACACCTCTGGAATAGGGATTGTCCCCCAAGGGGTGGATATCTCCCCAACCAAGGTTAAGCCGGGGGATGTGATTATTATAAACGGAGGGATAGGGGAACACGGCATCGCGGTTATCGCAGCGAGGGAAGAACTTTCCCTTTCTTCCGAGATAGAAAGTGATCTTGCTCCCCTTCATCGCCTCGTCTCCCGGATGCTTTCGGAAACGAAGAGGATAAACGCCCTCCGCGACCTTACCCGAGGGGGGCTCGGAACTGCTTTAGCGGAGATCGCTCGTCAGGCGAAAGTGGGAATGGTCGTTGAGGAGGAGAAAATCCCGGTAAGAGATGAGGTCAAGGGCGCTTGCGAGCTTCTTGGTTTCGATCCCCTTTATGTGGCGAACGAAGGGAAATTGATAGCCTTCTGCCCTGAGGAAGAAGCGGAAGGATTGATCACTGCAATGAGGAAAGACCCAAAAGGAAGGGATGCAGTAATAATAGGGAAGGTCGTTTCGGAACATCCGGGAAGGGTGATATTGAGGACGAGGGTTGGTGGGGAACGTCTGGTTGATCTTCTTCCCGGAGAGCAACTCCCCCGGATCTGTTAGCTTTCTTTCGTCCCCTTTATCAACTCTTCGGCGTGTTTTCTTGTGGTTTCGGTTATCCTTTCCCCTCCGAGCATACGGGCTATCTCGCCCACCCTTTCTTCTGGAGAAAGCGGTTTGATCCAGGTCTTTGTTCTACCCCCCTCCACCGATTTTTCCACCAAGAAGTGGGCATCAGCAAAGGCGGCGATCTGAGGAAGGTGGGTGATGCAGATTATCTGATGCGCCCGAGCAAGCCTTTTTAACTTTCTTCCTACTACCTCAGCCACTCTTCCGCCGATACCAATGTCTATTTCGTCGAATATCAGGGTCTTATAGGTCTCCTCTGCTGAGGCTGCCGATTTGATGGCAA contains:
- the hypD gene encoding hydrogenase formation protein HypD, which encodes MKFIDEFRDKSLSLKLASEIERLMEGVSPLSFMEVCGTHTMAIFRNGIKALLPEAIKLVSGPGCPVCVTPTSYIDYAIALSRLPQVVITTFGDMVRVPGSDRSLDEEKGEGAQVKVVYSPLDAVEFAEKNEGKEVVFLGVGFETTAPTVAASIIEAKRRGLPNFSVLSAHKLMPPAMRALVASGEIGLDGFILPAHVTTIIGLRPYRFLADEFGLSAVVAGFEPIDILEGILMLVRQRIEGRADIENQYRRVVRPEGNKRAQELIAEVFTPTDAEWRGLGVVPQSGLKIKEKYAQFDAERRFKIELPPVKDNPACRCGEVIKGLIPPLDCPLYQKVCTPEHPIGPCMVSSEGTCAAYYKYGGFE
- the hypE gene encoding hydrogenase expression/formation protein HypE, which produces MKRDRVVLGHGSGGKLTSELIREIFLPRFRNPILSSLSDSAVFSHKDIRFAFTTDSYVVDPIFFPGGDIGRLAIYGTVNDLAMSGAQPVFLSAGFILEEGFLISDLERIADSMAEAASECGISLIAGDTKVVPKGKGDKVFINTSGIGIVPQGVDISPTKVKPGDVIIINGGIGEHGIAVIAAREELSLSSEIESDLAPLHRLVSRMLSETKRINALRDLTRGGLGTALAEIARQAKVGMVVEEEKIPVRDEVKGACELLGFDPLYVANEGKLIAFCPEEEAEGLITAMRKDPKGRDAVIIGKVVSEHPGRVILRTRVGGERLVDLLPGEQLPRIC